The window AACCCCGCAAGCAGGTCCGTCACCCAGGAGTCTTGTGTTGCCGCGATGATGGGTCGGGGCCACCACTCGACCAGGACGCGGGGCGGACGCGGGTAGACTCGGGCCAGGTCGCGCAGTTCGGCCTCCAGGCGCCCGGCCACGTCTTCCGCCCGCTCCGGCAACCCGATAGCCGTCCCAATTTCGCGAATGTCCCGCAGGGTGCCTTGCACGCTCACGGGGTCGAGGACCAGGGTGGGCAGCCCTGCGGCGCGCACCCCCTCCACGACCCGCTCCATGCCAGGCACGCTCAGGCTGGCGAGGACGAGGTCGGGCCGGGTTTCCCGCACCGCCGTCACGTCGATGTTCAGGTCGGGGCCAACCCGGCGCGCGCCCTCCAGCCCCGGCGCGTCGCTGTGGCTGTCGGCGGCGACCACCCAGCCCGGGACCCCCAGGGCCGCGAGGATATCGGAGTTGGAGGAGGTCAGCGAGGCGAGGCGCATGGGGGCAGGATAGCGAGTCAGCGGGCTTCTTCACCCACCCCTCAGACGCCTTTTCAAGCGTGTCAGAACGGCCAAACGCCCCCTGACCGTATGGTAGGGTGGCGGGTATGAAGAACACGTTCGCCGTCACCATGACGCTGATCCTGGCGCTCGCGCTGGGCGGCTCCTTTGCCGGATACCGGATTGCGACGACCCCGCACGAGGCCAGCGAGGCCAAGAAGGGCGGGGCGGAATCCATCGGCGACCCGACCACCCAGGACGTGAAGAGCGAGTCGGTGCCCTCGGCCCGCGAGGCTGCCACCCAGGGCAGCAACGACCTGTCGACCGCCCAGGGGAACGTGATGGAGCAGGACCAGGCGGGCGGCGCCAAGGCGGGCGAGAACGGCGCTGTAGCGGCGGACGGCGGCGAGGACTCCGGGGGTGCGGGGGCCGACGCGGGCACCACGAGCAACCAGAATGGCGGCACCACGACCGACGGCGGAACCAAGACGACGGAGACCGGCACCGGCACCGGGAGCGGCGGCACGGGCAGCACCGGGGGCGGCTCGGGCGATGCCAGCGGTGGGGACACCGGCAGCACTGGGGGCAGCACGACCGGCACGAGCGGTGGTCAGACCGGCGGCACGGGGACCACGGGGGACCAGGGCAGCACCGCCCAGAACAGCGGACCCCAGACCTCCGCGCCCGAGAACAGCAGCCTGCGGGGCGAGGGGCAGCCGAACGTGCCCTCGCCGACCGTGCAGGGCAGCGAGGAGACCCAGCTCGGCCAGACCGGCGCCTCCAACACCGAAAAGGCGACGGCGGCCAGCGGGGGCCTCAGCGACTCCAAGGCGGCCGAGGTCTCCAGCGCGCTCAGCGGCGACACGGGCGAGGGGCAGAAGAAGTTCGTGGCGAGCTGCGGTGGTTGCCACGGGGCGGGTGGCCAGGGCGGCATCGGCCCGGCCCTGAACGCGGCCACCGGCCCCGGTTCCTGGGACATCGGGCAATTCGAGGCCGCCGTCCGTCAGGGCCATGCGCCTGACCGCGAGCTCGGTGCCGTCATGCCCCGCTTCACCAAGGAGCAGCTCACCGACGAGGACCTGACCGACATCTACGCCTACCTCAAGACCCTGCAGTAGCAGGCGCCCCCGGAGGCAACCTCCCGGCCCGCCCTTCCCGGCGGGCCCTATTCTTGGCGCATGACGCCCGGCCCCCTGCTGACGACCTCCCCCGTCAAGGCGTTCGGGTTGAAGGTCGTGGAGGCCACCCCGGACGGACTGCCCACAGCGGCGGGCCTGCTGGTGCCGCACGACGGCGAGCCGGTCGCGGACATCCGGGACAGGCCGGACCGCTGGGCACAGCTCGCGCTGCTGTCGGGAGCCATCCGGCGGGGCCTCCCGATCCTGGCCTGGGGCACAGGCGCGGCGCTGGCCGGTCGGGCGCTGGGGGCGCGGGTCCGGCCGGGGGGCGGCAGTGACCTCTCGCCGGAGTGGTCCGAGTTGCCCCGCGGCGCGGTCGCCGAGACGTGGGAGGGCGAGGTACCCCTGCTGTGGCGTGCGGGGAGCGTGACGGCCTGGGCAGGCGTGACCGTGCCGGAGTCCTTGAGGACGGCCTTCCTGGCGGGCCTGGAGAATGCCGGTCCTCGGACTCCGGGAACCCCCCTGGAAGCCGTGGGCGGCGAGTCGGCGCTGCGCCCCCTGCTGGCCGACTTCTACGCGCGGGCACGGGCGGACGACCTGCTCGGCCCGCTGTTCGCCGCGCACGTCGATGACTGGGAGGCCCACCTGGACCGGGTGACGGCCTTCTGGGTCACCATGCTGGGGGGCGGGGCGGCGTGGCGGGGCAACCTGAAGAGTGTCCACGCCGGGTTGGGCGTTCGCGGGCCGCACCTCGCGCGCTGGCTGGCGCTGTTCCGGGCGGCGGCGGCGGCGCACCTCTCCCCGCAGGCCGCCGCGCGGCTCACCTCCCGGGCGGAGGCGATGGGGGCGCGGCTGGGTCAAGGAAAACCGGGGAACCGTCCTCACGCGGGGCGCGTACCGTAGGGGGTATGGCACCCTTCAACATTCCCTTCCTGAAGAAGAACGAGGACAAGCTCCCCGACGGGGTGAGCCGCCCCACCTGGGTGATCCTCGACGTGACCGGCGCGTACCCCGAGCGGCAGCCCGCCAACCCCATCCAGGCCCTGCTGAACCGTGAGGACACCCTGGAAGCCCTGGAGGCCCGCGCCGAGCGGCTGCGGCACGCCGACTGGTTGCACGGGGTCCTCGTCCGCATCTCCGAGTTCACCGCCGCGCCCGCGACCGCGCACGCGATCCGCCAGATCCTCGCCCGGCTGGGGCAGGACAAGCGGGTGGTCGCCTACCTGCCGCAGCTCACCATGACGGCGCTGCTGGCGGCGAGCGGTGCAAAGGAAATTGCCGCCCCCGAGTCGGCAGACGTGCTCGTGCCGGGCTTCGCGGTCGAGCCCACCTTCCTGGGCGAGTTCCTGAAAAAGAGCGGCATAGAGTTCGAGAATCTGCGGATTCGGGAGTACAAAGCGGCGCTGACCCGCTTCTCGCAGGACCACATGGACGACGCCAACCGCGAGCAGCTCACCGCGTACCTCAGCGGCCTGGAGACCGCCTGGGCGCTCGACCTCGCGGCGGCGCGCGGGGTGAGCGAGGAGACGGCCCGTGCCTGGCTCACGGGCGACCTCACGAGCGCGCGGGCGGCCCAAGAGGCGGGTCTGATCAACCGCGTCGCCTATGAGGACGAACTCGTCGGCCCCGGCACCCGGCCCCTGGCGGCGGTGATCGACCTGCTGATGCCCAGACGGGGGAACGCGAAGGATGGACGGGTCGCCGTTGTGTCTCTCGTCGGCACCATCGTGCCCGGCAAGAGCCGCAACAATCCCCTGCCCATCCCGCTGCTGGGCGGACCGCAGGCGGGCTCCGACACGGTCGTCGCGGCCCTCAAGCGGGCGAAGAAGGACGACAAGACCAAGGCCATCGTGCTGTACGTGAACAGCGGCGGCGGCTCGGCCCTGGCGTCGGACCTGATCTGGCGGGAGGTGGCGACCTCGGAGAAGCCCGTCGTCGCCGTGATGGGCGAGTACGCGGCGAGCGGCGGCTACTACGTGCTGACGCACGCCCGGCACATCGTCGCCAGCCCCTACACCCTGACGGGCAGCATCGGCGTGGTGAGCGGCAAGCCGGTGCTGCGCGAGTTCAACGCCCGCCACGGCCTGAAGCCCGAGCGGGTGGGCCGCGACCGCGCCCTGATGTACAGCGCCGCTCGCCCCTTCTCGGACGAGGAACGCGCCCACGTCGAGAAGGGCATCGCCGAGGTCTACGACCGCTTCGTGACCCGGGTGGCTCAGGGCCGCAAGATGACCCCGGGGCGCGTGAACGAGATCGGCCGGGGCCGCATCTGGAGCGGGCTGGACGCCCTCGACCTGGGGCTGGTGGACGAGCTGGGCGACCTGCACCTCGGCATCGAGCGGGCCTGCGAACTCGCCGGGCTCCCCTACGACGCCCCGACCTGGAACGTCACCCCCGCCCGCACCGGCCCCCTCCCCGAATTCGTGCAGGAGGCCGCCCGCGCCGCACAGATCAGCGTCTGGCCTTTCGGACGTGAGCGGGTCCTGACGTGGCTGGATCAGGAGGTGAAGGTGCGGTAGAGGCGAGCGATAAAATCAAATCACTGCCGGATAGAACCCAGTAGTCTCTACTCTTGACAACGCAACTTCAGGTTCAATTCGTTTCTCATAGCCAAAGGGGGACGAGATGCACGACCTGGCCAAGAAGCTGAAGGCGCTGTCTACCTTGAGCGGCATCAGAACCGAAGTATTCCCAGGCATCGGTATTTCCTTCATAATCACTTACCTTTATTTTTGGCTATTTCGTCATCGGCTGCCAGAAGTGCTGGGTATCGAAAATATGGAGCCTTTGGCAGCATCGGCTGCACTTGCACTAGCAGCACTACTCACAAGTGTTGCAGCATGGGTAGTTTCGGGGTACGTTTTTGATCCCCTTTATGACCTCTTCTATGGTCTAGGAGGGCAATGGACGAAAAAACCTGGAAGGCCACTCGGCATTTTCTACTCGGGTTATGAATTAGAGTTCTTCCGCAAGCAAGCCAGGGAAAAGCTGGCGCGAGAAAACAAAAATTATGCAGATCAGGGAATTAGTATATACGGTTTTATTATCAATAGACTGGAATTCGAAAGTGCCGAAAGATACGAAAAAATTGAGAGGAAATTGTCTACGTCAAAAGCACTCAGAAATACAATCCTGCCTACGTTTCTTCTGGCCGTATGGCTTATTTATAGAGACTCTGCTATCTATTCACTTATATTGCTGGTCATTTCTGTTGTGTTGATTCAACAGAGCTTCGAACTGAGAGCAAAGCATACTTTAGATTCCTACAGATGGTTTATTGAGAGGAGGCTTAAATCTCGGCCCTCTAGAATTAAAACTGCGCGGCCCGAATAGATTCAGGGCCAGAGACCCTGGGCCGCAAGAAGTATAGAGAACGCACCCATTGAGAACGGTGGAAAGACCAGGGGGAGGGGCTGTCCAGCCTTCCCTCCCCCCATTTGGGTGAGACCGTCAGGACGGCATCCCCTTCACGTTCTGAGTTCCCGCCTTCAGCCCACCACCGCCTCATATGCCCTGATCTGCGCCCGGATCACGTCCAGGCTCCCCTCCCAGAACTCGGGCGCGCGCAGGTCGATGCCGAAGCGGGCGGCGAGGGTGCGGGCGTCGGCCAGGCCGGTCGAGGCGAGGAGGTCGTCGTAGCGGGCCTGGAAGTCGGCCTCCTGTCCCTGGGCCTGCGCCTGCCCGTACTGCGCGTACAGGCCCAGGCCGAACAGCAGGCCGAAGGTATAGGGGTAGTTGTAGAAGGCCAGGCTGTAGTAGTGGGGCTTGACGGCCCACATGTAGGGGTGCGTGGTGTTCAGGGCGTCGCCGTAGGTCTGGCGCTGCGCCCAGGTCATCAGGTCGTTCAACTCCTGCGGCGTCAGGTCGCGCTCGGCCCGCTTCTCGAACACGGCCCGTTCAAATAGGAAGCGCGAGTGGATGTCCACCACGACCTGCGCGTGCCCGAGGAGTTGCGTTTCGAGGACGTACAGCCGCTCCTCGCCCGTCGCCCGCGTAAGCGCCGCGTTCTGGATGATCGTCTCGCAGAAGATGGAGGCGGTCTCGGCCAGCGTCATGGGCGTCTCGCGTCGCAGGGGTGTGCGTGAGGCCTTCAGGAGGTTGTGGTAGCCGTGCCCCAGCTCGTGCGCGAGGGTCGAGACGCTGTCGAGGCTGGGGTCGTGGTTCATCAGGATGCGGCTCTCGCCCTGCTGCCAGCCCATGCAGAAGGCGCCGCCGCGTTTGCCAGCGCGCGGCCCGGCGTCGATCCAGCTCTCCCGGAAGGCGCGGGCGGCGAAGTCCCCGAGCCTGTCCGAGTAGCCCCGGAACTGCTCCTC is drawn from Deinococcus aerius and contains these coding sequences:
- a CDS encoding helical backbone metal receptor, with the translated sequence MRLASLTSSNSDILAALGVPGWVVAADSHSDAPGLEGARRVGPDLNIDVTAVRETRPDLVLASLSVPGMERVVEGVRAAGLPTLVLDPVSVQGTLRDIREIGTAIGLPERAEDVAGRLEAELRDLARVYPRPPRVLVEWWPRPIIAATQDSWVTDLLAGLGAVNALGERPGRSSPLTLEEVQAAQPDLIVCSWCGAKKLRPEVIEARGLGIPVVPVPESGLGRPGPRLVEGARRIAAALEGLSLT
- a CDS encoding c-type cytochrome, coding for MKNTFAVTMTLILALALGGSFAGYRIATTPHEASEAKKGGAESIGDPTTQDVKSESVPSAREAATQGSNDLSTAQGNVMEQDQAGGAKAGENGAVAADGGEDSGGAGADAGTTSNQNGGTTTDGGTKTTETGTGTGSGGTGSTGGGSGDASGGDTGSTGGSTTGTSGGQTGGTGTTGDQGSTAQNSGPQTSAPENSSLRGEGQPNVPSPTVQGSEETQLGQTGASNTEKATAASGGLSDSKAAEVSSALSGDTGEGQKKFVASCGGCHGAGGQGGIGPALNAATGPGSWDIGQFEAAVRQGHAPDRELGAVMPRFTKEQLTDEDLTDIYAYLKTLQ
- a CDS encoding group III truncated hemoglobin: MTPGPLLTTSPVKAFGLKVVEATPDGLPTAAGLLVPHDGEPVADIRDRPDRWAQLALLSGAIRRGLPILAWGTGAALAGRALGARVRPGGGSDLSPEWSELPRGAVAETWEGEVPLLWRAGSVTAWAGVTVPESLRTAFLAGLENAGPRTPGTPLEAVGGESALRPLLADFYARARADDLLGPLFAAHVDDWEAHLDRVTAFWVTMLGGGAAWRGNLKSVHAGLGVRGPHLARWLALFRAAAAAHLSPQAAARLTSRAEAMGARLGQGKPGNRPHAGRVP
- a CDS encoding S49 family peptidase, which translates into the protein MAPFNIPFLKKNEDKLPDGVSRPTWVILDVTGAYPERQPANPIQALLNREDTLEALEARAERLRHADWLHGVLVRISEFTAAPATAHAIRQILARLGQDKRVVAYLPQLTMTALLAASGAKEIAAPESADVLVPGFAVEPTFLGEFLKKSGIEFENLRIREYKAALTRFSQDHMDDANREQLTAYLSGLETAWALDLAAARGVSEETARAWLTGDLTSARAAQEAGLINRVAYEDELVGPGTRPLAAVIDLLMPRRGNAKDGRVAVVSLVGTIVPGKSRNNPLPIPLLGGPQAGSDTVVAALKRAKKDDKTKAIVLYVNSGGGSALASDLIWREVATSEKPVVAVMGEYAASGGYYVLTHARHIVASPYTLTGSIGVVSGKPVLREFNARHGLKPERVGRDRALMYSAARPFSDEERAHVEKGIAEVYDRFVTRVAQGRKMTPGRVNEIGRGRIWSGLDALDLGLVDELGDLHLGIERACELAGLPYDAPTWNVTPARTGPLPEFVQEAARAAQISVWPFGRERVLTWLDQEVKVR